One window from the genome of Xylanivirga thermophila encodes:
- a CDS encoding glycosyl hydrolase-related protein encodes MGSDLEVSLIRTAAYCAHPYEEREILPQDRFTPRIDQGERNFEFYISCSELNERMSDIEFESALIHQAPMAVSFFHSGEGNIPEILCDLDNKSVQLVAVKKAETGDGYVFRLYNSLKNEQKFRLQIPMMKSEICDTLMGYEFKTYLISDGIVQEINAVEELL; translated from the coding sequence ATGGGCAGTGATTTAGAGGTTAGTTTAATTCGAACTGCTGCATATTGTGCACATCCATATGAAGAAAGAGAAATTCTTCCCCAGGATAGGTTTACTCCTCGTATTGATCAGGGGGAGAGAAATTTTGAGTTCTATATAAGTTGTTCAGAACTTAATGAGAGAATGTCTGACATTGAGTTTGAGAGTGCATTGATACATCAAGCTCCTATGGCGGTATCGTTCTTCCATTCAGGAGAGGGCAACATTCCTGAGATACTTTGTGATTTAGATAATAAAAGTGTTCAGCTTGTAGCTGTTAAAAAAGCGGAAACAGGTGATGGATATGTCTTCCGATTATATAATTCCCTTAAAAATGAGCAAAAGTTCAGATTACAGATTCCCATGATGAAATCGGAAATTTGTGATACGCTAATGGGGTATGAATTTAAAACATATCTTATTTCCGATGGAATAGTGCAAGAAATTAATGCTGTAGAAGAACTATTATAG